In Spirochaetota bacterium, a genomic segment contains:
- a CDS encoding SDR family oxidoreductase, with protein MKILLTGATGYIGRRLKVRLLDDDKVELRLFVRNVKKIRDASRQKVEIVEGSSFDRDSLRAALRGIDVAYYLIHSMGASKGDFRELDRVSAENFREACIEAGVKRIIYLGGLGVKDCASKHLLSRIETGEILSARPDRIQTVWFRAAMIIGAGSASFEILWNFVEKAPVMVAPRSIDTMTQPIAVDDVLDYLTAAKDLAASGNLVIDIGSERLSFRAMLEKTAGIIGVKRYIIPIPSWTLRLSSAFFVNIFPVPRRMTVALLKGLKCETVIQNDNAEKYFPHIVPVSFTAAMGQAMFDIECNQVLSRWSDSSGAELCDIKGHDNIAHEVLVDRRSSDFGTISPHRMFRSIMALGGENGWFTYHFLWEIRGYLDKLVGGYGISRGRRDASHLRIGDSLDFWKVADIQEDRRLLLLAQMKLPGKAWLEFHIDGTTLVQTAYFLPYGLWGYVYWYMLKPSHFFIFHDMARNLIRRARMMED; from the coding sequence ATGAAAATTCTCCTCACAGGCGCGACCGGGTATATCGGGCGCAGGCTGAAAGTCAGGCTCCTCGATGATGACAAAGTGGAATTGCGCCTCTTCGTCCGGAACGTGAAGAAGATCCGCGACGCATCCCGGCAGAAGGTCGAGATCGTCGAGGGATCGTCCTTTGACAGGGATTCCCTGCGGGCCGCCCTGAGGGGGATCGATGTCGCCTACTATCTCATCCATTCCATGGGGGCCTCGAAGGGCGATTTCAGGGAGCTCGACCGGGTCAGCGCCGAGAACTTCAGGGAGGCCTGCATAGAGGCCGGCGTCAAGCGGATCATCTACCTCGGGGGCCTGGGCGTCAAGGATTGCGCGAGCAAGCACCTCCTGAGCCGCATCGAGACAGGGGAGATCCTCTCCGCCCGCCCCGACCGGATCCAGACCGTCTGGTTCCGCGCCGCCATGATCATCGGCGCCGGCAGCGCCAGCTTCGAGATACTCTGGAACTTCGTCGAGAAGGCGCCGGTCATGGTCGCCCCCCGGTCGATCGACACCATGACGCAGCCCATCGCCGTCGACGATGTCCTCGACTACCTGACGGCCGCAAAGGACCTTGCCGCGAGCGGAAACCTGGTGATCGACATCGGCTCCGAACGCTTGAGCTTCAGGGCAATGCTCGAAAAAACGGCCGGGATCATAGGCGTAAAGCGGTATATCATACCCATCCCGAGCTGGACCCTCCGGCTCTCATCGGCGTTTTTTGTGAACATTTTCCCGGTCCCGCGCCGCATGACCGTGGCCCTGCTGAAGGGCCTGAAATGCGAGACCGTAATCCAGAACGACAACGCGGAAAAGTATTTTCCCCATATCGTCCCCGTCTCCTTCACGGCGGCCATGGGGCAGGCCATGTTCGACATCGAGTGCAACCAGGTGCTGAGCAGGTGGAGCGACAGCAGCGGCGCGGAGTTGTGCGACATCAAGGGTCATGACAATATAGCCCACGAGGTCCTCGTCGACCGGAGGAGCAGCGACTTCGGGACCATATCGCCGCACCGCATGTTCCGGTCCATCATGGCACTGGGCGGCGAGAACGGCTGGTTTACCTACCATTTCCTGTGGGAGATAAGGGGGTACCTGGACAAGCTTGTCGGCGGATACGGCATCAGCCGTGGTAGAAGGGACGCCTCCCACCTGCGCATCGGCGACAGCCTCGACTTCTGGAAGGTTGCCGATATCCAGGAGGACCGGCGGTTGCTGCTCCTCGCACAGATGAAGCTCCCGGGCAAGGCGTGGCTCGAGTTCCATATAGACGGCACGACCCTCGTGCAGACCGCCTATTTCCTTCCCTATGGATTGTGGGGATATGTCTACTGGTATATGCTCAAGCCGTCCCATTTCTTTATCTTTCACGACATGGCCAGGAACCTCATCAGGCGGGCGCGGATGATGGAAGATTGA
- a CDS encoding glycosyltransferase has translation MKQGKGIELIVGIPSYMEADTIGYVTKQVDIGLKRYFNNLQSLIINVDNNSEDDTRGAFLSTETATPKEYISTPRGVKGKGNNMMNLFKAAQAHGGTLKAVVVLDADLRSVTPEWVKYFVEPILKGHDYALPRYSRHQFDGTITNHICYPLLYGLMGENVRQPIGGDFAFSPRLARYWLDQKWLPTTRLYGIDIFMTLNAIIGKFRICEVGLGAKIHKASAPKLGPMFTQVVTTFFDKVLSKKADWIGMAEDNPKPKPLFGMKKLDPPQELAIDIRDLKDKLRNEFLSREKLLKKYLSPYLYLNIRHMIERDHYDMDTLMWTQSVYQILFTFDTGTPRMKRDIIEALKPLYFARSVTFDYETWKYRIDFAEELILHQAMAFASQKPYFYGLYLKRAQDNDVKARKKK, from the coding sequence ATGAAGCAGGGAAAGGGAATTGAACTGATAGTCGGGATTCCATCGTACATGGAGGCTGATACCATCGGGTATGTCACAAAGCAGGTGGATATCGGGCTCAAGCGTTATTTCAACAATCTCCAGTCCCTCATTATTAATGTCGACAACAACAGCGAAGACGACACCAGGGGGGCATTTCTCTCCACAGAAACGGCGACCCCGAAGGAATACATATCCACTCCCAGGGGGGTGAAAGGGAAGGGGAACAACATGATGAACCTCTTCAAGGCCGCCCAGGCCCACGGGGGAACACTGAAGGCGGTCGTGGTCCTGGACGCCGACCTCCGGTCGGTCACCCCGGAATGGGTCAAGTACTTCGTCGAGCCGATCCTCAAGGGGCACGATTACGCGCTCCCCCGGTACAGCCGTCACCAGTTCGACGGCACCATCACCAACCATATCTGCTACCCGCTGCTCTATGGCCTCATGGGCGAGAACGTGAGGCAGCCCATCGGCGGCGATTTCGCCTTTTCGCCGCGCCTGGCCCGCTACTGGCTCGATCAGAAATGGCTCCCCACCACCAGGCTCTACGGCATCGACATCTTCATGACCCTGAACGCCATCATAGGCAAGTTCAGGATATGCGAGGTCGGCCTGGGGGCGAAGATACACAAGGCCAGCGCGCCGAAGCTGGGCCCCATGTTCACGCAGGTGGTGACGACCTTCTTCGACAAGGTGCTTTCGAAGAAGGCGGATTGGATCGGCATGGCGGAGGACAACCCGAAGCCCAAGCCGCTCTTCGGCATGAAAAAGCTCGACCCTCCCCAGGAGCTGGCCATCGACATACGCGACCTGAAGGACAAGCTGCGCAACGAGTTCCTGTCGCGGGAGAAGCTGCTGAAGAAATACCTGAGCCCCTACCTCTATCTCAATATCCGGCACATGATCGAGCGGGACCACTATGACATGGACACGCTGATGTGGACTCAGTCGGTCTACCAGATCCTGTTCACCTTCGATACCGGCACTCCCCGCATGAAAAGGGACATCATCGAGGCGCTGAAGCCGCTCTACTTCGCCCGCTCCGTCACCTTCGATTACGAGACGTGGAAATACCGGATCGACTTCGCCGAAGAGCTGATCCTGCACCAGGCCATGGCCTTCGCGTCGCAGAAGCCGTACTTCTACGGGCTCTATCTGAAGCGGGCCCAGGATAATGACGTGAAGGCGAGGAAGAAAAAGTAA
- the hypA gene encoding hydrogenase maturation nickel metallochaperone HypA, producing the protein MINSTTVREIDVHELSIMSSILDIVLDHANKNKAKKVQSINLRIGQLSDIIPEWAQSYFDMLSKDTIADGAVLDIEHVPVKVKCRACGHEHAFKDKKWSFTCVKCESPDIELLEGREFSIVSIEIT; encoded by the coding sequence ATGATAAACTCCACAACAGTCAGGGAGATCGACGTGCACGAACTATCCATCATGAGCAGCATCCTGGACATCGTCCTCGATCACGCCAACAAGAACAAAGCGAAGAAAGTCCAGTCCATCAACCTGAGGATCGGCCAGCTTTCCGATATCATACCCGAATGGGCGCAGTCCTATTTCGACATGCTCAGCAAGGACACCATCGCCGACGGCGCGGTCCTGGACATAGAGCACGTCCCGGTCAAGGTGAAGTGCCGCGCCTGCGGCCACGAGCACGCCTTCAAGGACAAGAAATGGAGCTTCACCTGCGTTAAATGCGAATCCCCCGACATCGAGCTCCTGGAAGGGAGGGAGTTTTCCATCGTAAGCATTGAAATAACCTGA